A single region of the Erythrobacter sp. HL-111 genome encodes:
- a CDS encoding TIGR03087 family PEP-CTERM/XrtA system glycosyltransferase, whose protein sequence is MGDILFLAHRVPFPPDRGDKIRSHHLLARLARLAPVRVGALVESAQDRAGEAELARIAASHFAPRRAKPLALAGIEAVIAGKPVSLAAFHSAALERWVRRTLAEHEVDTIVVFSGQMGQYVPEDFAGRVVIDLCDVDSAKFAGYAEAGQRAWLNRREARLLAREEERLAARADATILISEPEADLLRPRLPAAAAARLHVIGNGIDAARFDPCTSAPHPALAARPGPHFVFTGQMDYRPNETAAKWASRELLPRLRAHFARAEFHVVGRNPSRAVAALDEREGVTVWGEVPDTRPFLAAADVVLAPLDIARGVQNKVLEAMAMARPVLLSPAAATGIAAADGTDFLVSELDPGTMAQAAARLLADPARAAAMGAAARRFVLERHGWDALLAPLETLVSAGPEGVRHAA, encoded by the coding sequence ATGGGCGACATCCTGTTCCTCGCACACCGCGTGCCGTTCCCGCCCGACCGGGGGGACAAGATCCGCTCGCACCACCTGCTGGCCAGGCTCGCCCGCCTCGCCCCGGTCCGGGTCGGCGCGCTGGTCGAGAGCGCGCAGGACCGCGCCGGGGAAGCCGAGCTTGCCCGGATCGCCGCGAGCCATTTCGCCCCGCGCCGGGCCAAGCCGCTCGCGCTCGCGGGGATCGAGGCGGTGATCGCGGGCAAGCCCGTCAGCCTCGCCGCCTTCCATTCCGCCGCGCTCGAACGCTGGGTGCGGCGCACCCTTGCCGAACACGAGGTCGACACCATCGTCGTCTTTTCGGGCCAGATGGGACAATACGTGCCGGAAGACTTCGCCGGGCGGGTGGTGATCGACCTGTGCGACGTCGACAGCGCCAAGTTCGCCGGATATGCCGAGGCCGGCCAGCGCGCCTGGCTCAACCGGCGCGAGGCGCGCCTGCTCGCGCGCGAGGAGGAGCGGCTCGCCGCCCGCGCCGATGCGACGATCCTCATCAGCGAACCCGAAGCGGACCTGCTGCGCCCGCGCCTGCCGGCGGCCGCTGCGGCGCGGCTGCACGTCATCGGCAACGGGATCGACGCCGCGCGGTTCGATCCCTGCACGAGCGCGCCGCACCCGGCGCTGGCCGCCCGGCCGGGTCCGCACTTCGTCTTCACCGGGCAGATGGATTACCGGCCCAACGAGACTGCGGCGAAATGGGCTTCGCGCGAACTGCTTCCCCGCCTGCGCGCGCATTTTGCGCGGGCCGAATTCCATGTCGTCGGACGCAATCCCTCCCGCGCGGTTGCGGCGCTGGACGAGCGCGAGGGCGTGACGGTCTGGGGCGAGGTGCCTGACACGCGGCCCTTTCTCGCCGCCGCCGACGTGGTGCTCGCCCCGCTCGACATCGCGCGCGGGGTGCAGAACAAGGTGCTGGAGGCGATGGCCATGGCGCGCCCCGTCCTGCTCTCGCCCGCCGCAGCGACCGGGATCGCAGCCGCCGACGGGACGGATTTCCTCGTCAGCGAGCTCGACCCCGGGACCATGGCGCAGGCCGCCGCCCGCCTCTTGGCCGACCCGGCGCGGGCCGCGGCGATGGGCGCGGCGGCGCGTCGCTTCGTGCTCGAACGCCATGGCTGGGACGCGCTGCTCGCGCCGCTCGAAACGCTGGTAAGTGCCGGGCCGGAGGGTGTGCGCCATGCCGCCTGA
- a CDS encoding XrtA/PEP-CTERM system-associated ATPase, giving the protein MYEQFYGLTARPFQLTPDPEFWFESTTHRKAMSYLGYGLNQGEGFIVVTGEVGAGKSTLVAHLMERIDREALTVAQVVTSSLDGEELVHVVAQAFGLSVEGHDKAGALGAIERFLQDEARAGRRCLLVVDECQNLTLDALEELRMLSNFQLGSHPLLQGLLLGQPEFRRTLAHHPGLDQLRQRIIASHHLEALGEREVEAYVAHRLSRVGWKDRPIFAEGLLGALYLATEGIPRRINQVMNRLLLLGAIEEAEELTPAMLDAVIEEMAGDEARGATGTPGPVQAPALVEEEAAGPTPADAVPAGEVAALLAERDARTAELEAAISELQAAGRLSQGELDAVRGAEDPDLAEAIRRIEARLEEQEQSLRHVLTMLIEWLEGDGAREAA; this is encoded by the coding sequence ATGTACGAACAATTCTACGGCCTCACCGCAAGACCCTTCCAGCTGACGCCCGATCCCGAATTCTGGTTCGAGAGCACGACGCACCGCAAGGCGATGAGCTATCTCGGCTACGGGCTCAACCAGGGCGAAGGCTTCATCGTCGTCACCGGCGAGGTCGGGGCGGGCAAGTCCACGCTGGTCGCACACCTGATGGAACGGATCGACCGCGAGGCGCTCACCGTGGCGCAGGTCGTGACCTCGTCGCTTGACGGGGAGGAGCTGGTCCATGTCGTTGCGCAGGCGTTCGGGCTCTCGGTCGAGGGGCACGACAAGGCCGGGGCGCTCGGCGCGATCGAACGCTTCCTGCAGGACGAGGCGCGCGCCGGGCGGCGCTGCCTGCTGGTGGTGGACGAATGCCAGAACCTCACGCTCGACGCGCTCGAGGAGCTGCGGATGCTGTCCAATTTCCAGCTCGGCTCGCACCCGCTGCTGCAGGGCCTGCTGCTCGGCCAGCCCGAGTTCCGCCGCACGCTCGCGCATCATCCCGGGCTCGACCAACTGCGTCAGCGGATCATCGCGTCGCACCATCTCGAGGCGCTGGGCGAGCGCGAGGTCGAGGCCTATGTCGCGCACCGGCTTTCCCGTGTCGGATGGAAGGACCGCCCGATCTTCGCCGAGGGACTGCTCGGCGCGCTCTACCTCGCAACCGAGGGCATTCCGCGGCGGATCAACCAGGTGATGAACCGCCTGCTGCTGCTCGGCGCGATCGAGGAAGCCGAGGAGCTTACCCCGGCCATGCTCGACGCGGTGATCGAGGAAATGGCAGGCGACGAGGCGCGCGGCGCCACCGGCACGCCCGGTCCGGTGCAGGCCCCCGCTCTCGTGGAGGAAGAAGCCGCGGGGCCGACCCCGGCGGACGCCGTGCCCGCGGGCGAGGTCGCAGCCCTGCTTGCCGAGCGCGACGCGCGCACGGCCGAGCTCGAGGCGGCGATTTCGGAACTGCAGGCGGCAGGGCGGCTTTCGCAGGGCGAACTCGACGCGGTGCGCGGAGCGGAAGACCCGGACCTCGCCGAGGCGATCCGCCGGATCGAAGCGCGGCTCGAGGAGCAGGAACAGTCGCTGCGCCACGTGCTGACCATGCTGATCGAATGGCTCGAGGGCGACGGCGCGCGGGAGGCGGCCTGA
- a CDS encoding XrtA system polysaccharide deacetylase, whose translation MADAPDPAPVVNGLSVDVEDWFQVGAFETVIDRADWDSLASRVEGNVDALLDLFARHRVRATFFTLGWVAERRPALIRRIAEAGHEIASHGYDHARVFTLSRAAFAADIARARRILEDASGARVAGYRAPSFSIDARTPWAFEELATAGYAYSSSVAPVVHDHYGWPEAPRFAFRPVAGADLVELPVTTALVGRRRVAAGGGGFFRVLPYGFSRWAIRQVNAREGRPAMFYFHPWEIDAGQPRVAGAPLRSRLRHYTGLARMTGKLAALLGDFAWDRVDAIAPREAERAADWPVARLAPAAAQKVAA comes from the coding sequence ATGGCGGATGCGCCCGATCCTGCGCCGGTGGTGAACGGCCTGTCGGTCGATGTCGAGGACTGGTTCCAGGTCGGCGCGTTCGAGACCGTGATCGACCGGGCGGACTGGGACTCGCTCGCCAGCCGGGTCGAGGGCAATGTCGACGCGCTGCTCGACCTCTTCGCCCGGCATCGCGTCCGCGCGACCTTCTTCACGCTGGGCTGGGTGGCGGAGCGCCGGCCTGCGCTGATCCGGCGCATCGCGGAGGCCGGGCACGAGATCGCCAGCCACGGCTACGACCACGCGCGCGTCTTCACCTTGTCGCGCGCCGCCTTCGCCGCGGACATCGCGCGCGCGCGCCGCATCCTCGAGGACGCGTCCGGCGCGCGGGTCGCGGGCTACCGCGCGCCGAGCTTCTCGATCGACGCGCGCACGCCTTGGGCCTTCGAGGAGCTGGCGACGGCGGGCTATGCCTATTCCTCCAGCGTCGCCCCGGTCGTCCATGATCACTATGGCTGGCCCGAGGCCCCGCGTTTCGCCTTTCGCCCGGTCGCGGGGGCGGACCTCGTCGAACTGCCGGTGACGACCGCCCTGGTCGGTCGGCGGCGGGTCGCGGCGGGCGGGGGCGGGTTCTTCCGCGTGCTGCCCTACGGATTTTCGCGCTGGGCGATCCGCCAGGTCAATGCCCGCGAGGGCCGCCCGGCGATGTTCTATTTCCATCCGTGGGAGATCGACGCGGGCCAGCCGCGCGTCGCCGGGGCGCCGCTGCGTTCGCGGCTGCGGCATTACACCGGGCTCGCGCGGATGACGGGCAAGCTCGCGGCCCTGCTCGGCGATTTCGCCTGGGACCGGGTCGATGCCATCGCCCCGCGCGAGGCGGAGCGGGCGGCGGATTGGCCGGTCGCCCGGCTCGCACCGGCGGCGGCGCAAAAGGTCGCGGCATGA
- a CDS encoding FemAB family XrtA/PEP-CTERM system-associated protein: MNAPVRLSPSVRLADLHDPREARRIEGFVAETRASLFHRPQWLLGVEAGTGQRAAGFVAERMGAITGWLPLTEVRSLVFGKALVSSGFGVGGGICGGDDAAIAAIAEAAERHAAARGFSGVELRGGPVPARPGWRHWDDRHCGFERALEKDDEAELLAIPRKARAEVRKGLARELPVRVGRERADLAAHYAAYSASVRNLGTPVFPKKLFAAMLAAFPRESDILTVFAEGVPVASVLSFYHGGAVMPFWGGGTTAARGLRANELMYYELMLQARRRGMERFDFGRSKTGSGPWKFKKNWGFEPEPLTYAAWDAPGRTARDVDPTSEAYARKIALWRKLPLGIANLVGPPIARGLA, encoded by the coding sequence ATGAACGCACCGGTCCGCCTTTCCCCGTCCGTCCGTCTTGCCGACCTCCACGACCCGCGCGAGGCGCGGCGGATCGAAGGCTTCGTGGCCGAAACCCGCGCCAGCCTGTTCCACCGCCCGCAATGGCTGCTCGGCGTCGAAGCGGGAACGGGGCAGCGCGCCGCCGGCTTCGTCGCGGAACGGATGGGGGCGATCACGGGCTGGCTCCCGCTGACCGAGGTGCGCTCGCTCGTCTTCGGCAAGGCGCTCGTCTCGAGCGGTTTCGGCGTCGGCGGCGGCATCTGCGGCGGCGACGATGCGGCGATCGCGGCGATCGCCGAAGCGGCCGAGCGCCATGCCGCCGCGCGCGGCTTTTCCGGTGTCGAACTGCGCGGCGGGCCGGTTCCGGCGCGGCCGGGCTGGCGGCACTGGGACGACAGGCATTGCGGGTTCGAGCGGGCGCTTGAAAAGGACGACGAGGCCGAACTCCTTGCGATCCCGCGCAAGGCCCGCGCCGAGGTCCGCAAGGGCCTCGCCAGGGAACTGCCGGTGCGCGTCGGGCGGGAGCGGGCCGATCTCGCGGCGCATTACGCGGCCTATTCGGCCAGCGTCCGCAATCTCGGCACGCCGGTCTTCCCGAAAAAGCTCTTCGCCGCCATGCTCGCCGCCTTCCCGCGCGAGAGCGACATCCTCACCGTGTTCGCGGAAGGAGTGCCCGTCGCCAGCGTGCTTTCCTTCTACCATGGCGGCGCGGTCATGCCGTTCTGGGGCGGGGGGACCACTGCCGCCCGCGGGCTGCGCGCGAACGAGCTGATGTATTACGAGCTCATGCTCCAGGCCCGCCGGCGCGGCATGGAACGCTTCGATTTCGGCCGTTCCAAGACCGGCAGCGGACCGTGGAAGTTCAAGAAGAACTGGGGTTTCGAACCCGAACCGCTGACCTATGCCGCGTGGGACGCCCCGGGCCGGACCGCGCGCGATGTCGACCCGACGAGCGAAGCCTATGCCCGCAAGATCGCGCTGTGGCGCAAGCTGCCGCTGGGCATCGCCAATCTCGTCGGCCCGCCCATCGCCCGCGGCCTCGCCTAG
- a CDS encoding preprotein translocase subunit YajC, whose product MRFAVLALAALGALCAVPAAAQDGRAADGQAGGNGRTVVQPYIEVGQVLSAELSPGDEVLTFTQVAAGIDANTQGRNSGASVSLRYERNIAYGDDQVDTDTLSGVARGYLAVVPRALTLEAGGLASRTRLDGGGGVSANPLVREDAESQVYSAYAGPTLATNVGRVAVNGFARIGYNRFETENAAFDPAGNAIDVFDDSVTYNGRVTASTRAGDPLPVGLAVTGGVFQEDISNLDQRVRDAFVRADVTVPLTPSLALVGGVGYEDVEISSRDALRDANGDPLVGADGRIVTDSASPRLIAFDVDGLLWDVGVLWRPSSRTSLEARVGERYDSTTYYGNFTYQPNERSALAVIAYDGVSGFGGVLNNALAGLSSDFTAFRNPVTGDFGGLVSGGEGPGLVAGLGSVRSAAFRGRGVRASYQRRLGRLEAAIGAGYDRRTFIAAAGTPLEAADGLTDEVYYVTGALSRQLGERAILNLNAYANWFESAAQGGDVTGYGASAAYNRSLTRRLSARAAVAVDYFDSEFTAEDFAFATALLGLRYDF is encoded by the coding sequence ATGCGTTTCGCCGTTCTCGCCCTTGCTGCCCTCGGCGCGCTCTGTGCCGTCCCCGCCGCGGCCCAGGACGGGCGCGCCGCCGACGGACAGGCGGGCGGCAACGGCCGCACCGTGGTCCAGCCCTATATCGAGGTCGGGCAGGTGCTCTCGGCCGAACTTTCCCCCGGCGACGAGGTGCTGACCTTCACCCAGGTCGCCGCGGGCATCGACGCGAACACGCAGGGGCGCAATTCGGGCGCCTCGGTGTCGCTGCGCTACGAGCGCAACATCGCCTATGGCGACGACCAGGTCGACACCGACACGCTGAGCGGGGTCGCGCGCGGCTATCTCGCGGTGGTCCCGCGTGCGCTGACGCTCGAGGCGGGGGGCCTTGCGAGCCGCACGCGGCTCGACGGCGGCGGGGGCGTTTCGGCCAACCCCCTGGTGCGCGAGGACGCGGAAAGCCAGGTCTATTCGGCCTATGCCGGCCCGACGCTCGCCACCAATGTCGGCCGGGTCGCGGTCAACGGCTTCGCGCGGATCGGCTACAACCGGTTCGAGACCGAGAACGCCGCGTTCGATCCCGCCGGCAACGCGATCGACGTGTTCGACGACAGCGTGACCTATAACGGGCGCGTCACCGCCTCGACCCGCGCGGGCGACCCGCTGCCGGTCGGGCTCGCGGTGACGGGCGGGGTGTTCCAGGAGGACATTTCCAATCTCGACCAGCGGGTGCGCGACGCCTTCGTGCGCGCGGACGTGACCGTGCCGCTCACGCCCTCGCTCGCGCTGGTCGGCGGGGTCGGCTACGAGGATGTCGAGATCTCCAGCCGCGATGCACTGCGCGATGCGAACGGCGATCCTCTCGTCGGCGCGGACGGGCGGATCGTCACCGACAGCGCCAGCCCGCGGCTGATCGCCTTCGACGTCGACGGCCTGCTCTGGGACGTCGGCGTGCTGTGGCGGCCGAGTTCGCGCACGTCGCTGGAAGCGCGGGTGGGCGAACGTTATGATTCAACCACCTATTACGGCAACTTCACATACCAGCCGAACGAGCGCAGCGCGCTCGCCGTCATCGCCTATGACGGGGTGAGCGGCTTCGGCGGCGTGCTGAACAACGCGCTCGCCGGGCTGTCGAGCGATTTCACCGCCTTCCGCAATCCCGTCACCGGCGATTTCGGCGGGCTCGTCTCCGGCGGCGAGGGTCCGGGCCTCGTGGCCGGGCTCGGCTCGGTGCGCTCGGCCGCGTTCCGCGGGCGCGGCGTGCGGGCGAGCTACCAGCGCCGGCTCGGCCGGCTCGAGGCGGCGATCGGGGCGGGCTACGACCGGCGCACCTTCATCGCTGCGGCCGGGACCCCGCTCGAGGCGGCGGACGGCCTGACCGACGAGGTCTACTACGTCACCGGCGCGCTCAGCCGCCAGCTGGGCGAGCGCGCGATCCTCAACCTCAACGCCTATGCCAACTGGTTCGAGAGCGCGGCCCAGGGCGGCGACGTGACGGGTTACGGCGCCTCGGCGGCCTATAACCGCTCGCTCACCCGGCGCCTGTCGGCGCGGGCGGCGGTCGCGGTCGATTACTTCGACAGCGAGTTCACCGCCGAGGACTTCGCCTTCGCCACCGCGCTGCTCGGCCTTCGCTACGATTTCTGA
- a CDS encoding XrtA/PEP-CTERM system amidotransferase produces MCGIAGLFHAETPRPVDPVRVERMCDALAHRGPDGAGVWTGPGVGLGHRRLSVIDLAGSPQPMHSADGRCVIVFNGEIYNFRDLRRELEGEGARFRTTGDTEVILAAYRRWGVDCLERLDGMFAFALYDLDRRALFLARDRFGVKPLFLAPLSDGALAFASELKGLMAHPLLRRRVSPEALDAYLAWGYVPDSHAILADTRKLPAGHFLWAEQGRPLPEPRRWWDIDFTARMQGSEADLSAELRHLMQGAVQSRMVADVPLGAFLSGGVDSSSVVALMSEASAEPVRTCSIGFDVESLDETGHAEAVARRFGTVHTARRVGHDDFAALDRLAAMFDEPFADASALPTWRVCQLAREQVTVALSGDGADEAFAGYRRQVFHAGEERVRAVLPAALRTPVFGALGRAWPKADWAPRPLRAKATLLALAAGGEEGYARGLSVTTPEQRAALYTDEFARSLGGFRAEDELVALMRAAPARSGLDRAQYADLAFWLPGDILTKVDRTSMAVSLEAREPLLDHRLVEFAARLPEPMRVRGTTGKYLLKRCMERYLPPDILYRPKQGFVTPIAEWLRGPLAAEARGIAASPVIAQTEFFDAGALARLAEAHISGRSDNARVLWQLLMLEKSLTRLAISA; encoded by the coding sequence ATGTGCGGCATCGCCGGTCTCTTCCATGCCGAAACGCCCAGACCGGTCGATCCCGTCCGGGTCGAGCGGATGTGCGACGCGCTTGCCCATCGCGGCCCCGACGGGGCAGGCGTGTGGACCGGGCCGGGGGTGGGCCTCGGCCATCGCCGGCTTTCGGTGATCGACCTGGCAGGCTCGCCCCAGCCGATGCATTCGGCGGACGGGCGCTGCGTCATCGTCTTCAACGGCGAGATCTACAATTTCCGCGACCTGCGCCGCGAACTGGAAGGTGAGGGCGCGCGGTTCCGCACGACCGGCGATACCGAGGTGATCCTCGCCGCCTACCGGCGCTGGGGAGTGGACTGCCTCGAACGGCTCGACGGGATGTTCGCCTTCGCGCTCTACGACCTCGACAGGCGCGCGCTCTTTCTTGCGCGGGACAGGTTCGGGGTGAAGCCGCTGTTCCTCGCGCCGCTTTCGGACGGTGCTCTCGCCTTCGCCTCGGAGCTGAAGGGGCTGATGGCGCATCCCCTGCTGCGCCGCAGGGTGAGTCCCGAGGCGCTCGACGCCTATCTCGCCTGGGGCTACGTCCCCGACAGCCACGCCATCCTCGCCGACACGCGAAAACTGCCCGCCGGGCATTTCCTGTGGGCGGAGCAGGGCAGGCCGCTGCCCGAGCCGCGGCGGTGGTGGGACATCGATTTCACCGCGCGGATGCAGGGCAGCGAGGCGGACCTTTCGGCCGAACTGCGCCACCTGATGCAGGGCGCGGTGCAATCGCGCATGGTGGCCGACGTGCCGTTGGGCGCCTTCCTGTCGGGCGGGGTCGATTCATCGAGCGTGGTCGCGCTGATGAGCGAGGCGAGCGCCGAACCGGTACGGACCTGCTCGATCGGCTTCGATGTCGAAAGCCTCGACGAAACCGGCCATGCCGAGGCGGTCGCCCGGCGGTTCGGGACCGTTCACACCGCGCGGCGCGTCGGGCATGACGACTTCGCCGCGCTGGACCGGCTCGCCGCCATGTTCGACGAACCCTTCGCCGACGCCTCGGCCCTGCCGACATGGCGCGTGTGCCAATTGGCGCGCGAGCAGGTGACGGTGGCGCTGTCGGGCGACGGTGCGGACGAGGCTTTCGCGGGCTATCGGCGGCAGGTCTTCCATGCGGGCGAGGAACGGGTGCGGGCGGTCCTTCCCGCAGCCCTGCGCACGCCCGTCTTCGGCGCGCTTGGACGGGCCTGGCCCAAGGCCGACTGGGCGCCGCGCCCGCTGCGGGCGAAGGCGACGCTGCTGGCGCTCGCGGCGGGCGGTGAGGAAGGCTATGCGCGCGGCCTGTCGGTGACGACGCCCGAACAGCGCGCGGCGCTCTACACCGACGAATTCGCGCGATCTCTGGGAGGCTTCCGGGCCGAGGACGAGCTCGTCGCCCTGATGCGCGCGGCCCCGGCGCGCAGCGGGCTCGACCGGGCGCAATATGCCGACCTCGCCTTCTGGCTGCCCGGCGACATCCTGACCAAGGTCGACCGCACCAGCATGGCCGTCAGCCTCGAGGCGCGCGAGCCGCTGCTCGACCATCGCCTCGTCGAATTCGCCGCGCGCCTGCCCGAACCGATGCGGGTGCGCGGCACCACGGGCAAGTACCTGCTGAAGCGTTGCATGGAACGCTATCTCCCGCCCGACATCCTCTACCGGCCCAAGCAGGGTTTCGTCACGCCCATCGCCGAATGGCTGCGCGGCCCGCTAGCCGCCGAGGCGCGGGGCATCGCGGCGAGCCCGGTGATCGCGCAAACCGAGTTTTTCGATGCGGGCGCGCTCGCCCGGCTGGCCGAGGCGCACATTTCCGGGCGCAGCGACAATGCGCGGGTGCTGTGGCAATTGCTGATGCTGGAGAAGTCCCTGACACGACTCGCCATTTCCGCCTGA
- a CDS encoding P-loop NTPase: MTEFSRITPPRDAQEKRRSLIERADDAFGLDRLGPARVPRALPEARRTPPQVQAGAPIEPPAAETAAAESAAAPSAGAGAPPSAPPVALSGPRQAVDRECLRREGLLVPEDPVTGQLEEFRIVKRELLTEARAGNDPLARRILVCSPHPGEGKTYCATNLAIALAAERDIEVVLIDADVVKPSVTRRLGIEGGPGLMDALADPAIAPESCVIRTDIEGLFVLPAGGSNVRDAEYLASARTGELLDRLTRDAPRRILVFDTPPALAASPAAELAGHVGQALLVVRADETSRAALEDARQLLSACPDIKLLLNAARYSPSGRRFGDYGKGED; this comes from the coding sequence ATGACCGAATTCAGCAGGATCACGCCTCCCAGGGACGCGCAGGAGAAGCGCCGTTCGCTGATCGAGCGTGCCGACGACGCCTTCGGGCTGGACCGACTCGGCCCGGCGCGCGTCCCGCGAGCTCTGCCCGAGGCCCGGCGCACGCCGCCGCAAGTGCAGGCCGGGGCGCCGATCGAACCGCCAGCGGCCGAGACTGCGGCTGCGGAATCGGCTGCGGCACCTTCTGCCGGGGCGGGCGCCCCGCCTTCGGCCCCGCCCGTCGCCCTGTCCGGCCCGCGCCAGGCGGTCGACCGCGAATGCCTGCGCCGCGAAGGATTGCTCGTCCCGGAGGACCCCGTCACCGGCCAGCTCGAGGAATTCCGCATCGTCAAGCGCGAGCTGCTCACCGAGGCGCGCGCAGGGAACGATCCGCTCGCCCGGCGCATCCTCGTCTGTTCGCCCCATCCGGGCGAGGGCAAGACCTATTGCGCGACCAACCTCGCCATCGCGCTGGCGGCCGAGCGCGACATCGAGGTGGTGCTGATCGATGCCGACGTGGTGAAGCCCTCGGTCACGCGGCGGCTCGGGATCGAGGGCGGGCCGGGCCTGATGGACGCGCTCGCCGACCCTGCGATCGCCCCCGAAAGCTGCGTCATCCGCACCGACATCGAAGGGCTCTTCGTGCTGCCCGCGGGCGGATCGAACGTGCGCGACGCCGAATACCTCGCGAGCGCGCGGACCGGCGAGCTGCTCGACCGGCTGACCCGGGACGCGCCGCGCCGCATCCTCGTTTTCGACACGCCCCCCGCGCTTGCCGCTTCCCCCGCCGCCGAGCTTGCCGGCCATGTCGGCCAGGCGCTGCTGGTGGTCCGCGCCGACGAGACGAGCCGAGCCGCGCTCGAGGATGCCCGGCAGCTGCTTTCGGCCTGCCCGGATATCAAGCTCCTGCTCAACGCTGCGCGCTACAGCCCCTCGGGCCGGCGCTTCGGCGATTACGGGAAGGGTGAGGACTGA
- the xrtA gene encoding exosortase A translates to MGQGAWRALPEAWRGALARLALAVAALMFAAAREWGEMAHQWWNIDTYNHVLLVPVIIVWLVRLRLDALAQAEPRAWLPGLSLVAAALALWGAGRITGINLLAHAGAVGAVQGAVIALLGLRVAALLALPLGFAVFLVPFGDEIIPALQLVTADIAVALTRWSGIPAEVESIYIQTPVALFIVAEACSGVKFLAAMVALGVLVSFTRFERWSRRAAFMLAAIIVPILANGVRAWGTIMVAHTYGVEFAEGFDHIVYGWVFFALVVAVLLGAAWPFFEREPEDHGWSPAALGASGFLARSEGKEARAAFPALLAFAFVAALFGAIAGFGPAG, encoded by the coding sequence ATGGGTCAGGGCGCATGGCGCGCGCTGCCCGAGGCATGGCGCGGGGCGCTCGCCCGGCTTGCGCTGGCCGTCGCCGCGCTGATGTTCGCGGCCGCGCGCGAATGGGGCGAGATGGCGCACCAGTGGTGGAACATCGACACCTACAACCACGTGCTGCTCGTGCCGGTCATCATCGTCTGGCTCGTGCGGCTGCGGCTCGACGCGCTTGCCCAAGCCGAACCGCGCGCCTGGCTGCCCGGCCTCTCCCTTGTCGCGGCGGCGCTGGCGCTGTGGGGGGCGGGCCGGATCACCGGCATCAACCTGCTCGCCCATGCCGGGGCGGTGGGCGCGGTGCAGGGGGCGGTGATCGCGCTTCTTGGCCTCAGGGTCGCGGCGCTGCTCGCCCTGCCGCTGGGTTTCGCGGTGTTCCTCGTGCCCTTCGGCGACGAGATCATCCCCGCGCTCCAGCTTGTCACCGCCGATATCGCCGTCGCGCTGACCCGGTGGAGCGGCATCCCGGCCGAGGTGGAAAGCATCTACATCCAGACTCCGGTCGCGCTGTTCATCGTCGCCGAAGCCTGTTCGGGGGTGAAGTTCCTCGCCGCCATGGTCGCCCTCGGCGTCCTCGTCAGCTTCACCCGGTTCGAGCGCTGGAGCCGCCGCGCCGCGTTCATGCTGGCCGCGATCATCGTGCCGATCCTTGCCAACGGGGTGCGCGCGTGGGGAACGATCATGGTCGCCCACACCTACGGGGTCGAGTTCGCCGAAGGGTTCGACCACATCGTCTATGGCTGGGTGTTCTTCGCGCTCGTCGTGGCGGTGCTGCTTGGCGCGGCCTGGCCCTTTTTCGAGCGCGAGCCGGAAGATCACGGCTGGAGCCCGGCTGCGCTGGGCGCCTCGGGCTTCCTCGCCCGCAGCGAAGGGAAAGAGGCGCGCGCCGCATTTCCCGCGCTGCTCGCCTTCGCGTTCGTCGCCGCGCTGTTCGGCGCGATTGCCGGCTTCGGGCCGGCCGGCTAG